The DNA segment TGAGGTATGGAAAATGGGACTGTTCAATAAAAAAGACAGTGACAACACCGAGCTGAACGCCTTCCTGGGCGTTGGAACCGAGTATTGTGGAAAGCTCGATTTTGTCGGGACGGTTCGTATCGACGGACGCTTCGAAGGTGAGATTGCAACCGATGGAGACCTTATTCTCGGTCGCAAGGCGTTTATCACCGGATCGGTCAAGGTTGGCCGACTCACTTCCTGTGGCCGGATTGATGGCGAAGTGGTCGTCGCGGAACGGGCT comes from the Pseudodesulfovibrio piezophilus C1TLV30 genome and includes:
- a CDS encoding bactofilin family protein → MGLFNKKDSDNTELNAFLGVGTEYCGKLDFVGTVRIDGRFEGEIATDGDLILGRKAFITGSVKVGRLTSCGRIDGEVVVAERAVLEKTSVLNGSLSAPTLVVENGAILEGVVVMTKEGAAAKAKVVSADFGARVNQPVVSDISIAKTGSDDTIL